One Candidatus Hydrogenedentota bacterium genomic window, CCCTCGGGGGTTCTTGTCGTTTCGGCGTTGGCGACGTTGTTGGCGATGATATTCATCCGCGCGCGCTGGGCCCGGAGCCCGCTTGCGGCGATGTCGGTGGCGGAGATTTTGTCAATATTCATACCGCCGCTCCTACCGCGCCAGGCTCTGCAACATGGACTTGGTCATTTCAAATTTCTTGCCGAGTAACCGTGCGTAAGTGGTGTACTCACCGGTATTTCGCGACAGTTTCATAATCTGATCGTCGAGGTCGACCTTATTGTAGTCATTCTTTGACAAAATTGCAAGACGTTCGAAATCCAGACGGTGCGTTTCGTGGTCGAGATGGCGGGGTCGGGTCGTGCGGAGGGTGACTCCGCCCCGGCCCTCGACCATGGAACGCAGCGTCCGTTCGAAGTCGAGCTCCGTGGGGGTGTAGTGGGGGGTGTCGACGTTGGCGATGTTGTTGGCGATGAAGCGGTGGTTCTGCTCCCGCACTTTCATGGCCTGAATCAGCAACGTGCTGGTGTCTACCCCGGCGTACGCACCCATGGTTTTCGGTCGCTCCGTTTCGGTTACCTGAGTGTGGAGGAGCAAGTTTCGTGCCAGTGGGGTATACGGGCTGGATGTCGCGAATGCCGGGGGTTCTGGCGCGGGAGGGGGGAGGTGGGGCTTCGGGACCCGGCAAGAATTGCCCCCGTCCGGGCCTAATCTGCCGGGGAGTGCGCTGGATCGTCGGTCCTGGGCATGCGCTCCAGGACGAAGGCGAGCGCGGCCCGGGTGTCCTCGTAGTTGGTGGCGTGGCCGCCGTCGGGGCGATGAATGTGGAGCACGATGGCGCCGATCTTCTGGAGGATGCCGGCGAGGCGCGCGACGCTGTCCGGCGGGACGGCGGTGTCCCGGCCGCCGGTGGTAAGTGCGACGGGCATGGTGAAGGCGAGGGGCCAGTACTCGGCGCTGCGCCGGTGGTATTCGACGGGGATTTCGTGCTTTGCGCCGCCGAAGGACTCCGCGATGGCCTCCTGGAAGTTCTCGTATTCGAGGTGGTTCGCCGTGGCGTTCAGGGCGACGACGCCATCCACGAGATCGGGGTGGAGGGCGGTGAAGGTCAGGGCGGATGAGCCGCCCATCGAGCCGCCGCAGAGCAAGACCCGTTCGATGCCGAACTCCGATTTGAGCAGCGCGATGAGTTGCGCCAGATCCGCTTCCGCCGCCGGGCCCATCCAGGAGGTTTTCGCGCGGTAGTCGGGCGAGACGAAGAATATGCCGGCTTCGGCGGCGGCGTCCCGCGCGGCGCGGCATTCGTCGCGCGGGTGCATTGCGAACTGCATGCGGTCGGCGCCGTGGCCGTGGAGGGCGATGAGGAGGTCGCGGCGATCGCCGGGGCGGTGCGCCTCGGGTGTCAGGAGGATGTAGCGCTGGGTGGACCCATCCCAGGTTGCGGTGAAGGCGCGGTCGACCGGCGCGCGGAAGCCCGGGGCGGTTTCTGCGTGGAGCGTCAGCGGCGCCAGGGCGCAGAGGGCGGCGAGGGCGTGGCGGTGAAGCGAGGGAAGCATTGGGAGGGCCTTTGCGGGGTGGGGTTTATTCGGGGATGCCGGGGAGCGGCAGGATCTCAGCCGCCAGCGCATCGCCTTTCAGGGAGAGCCGCCCGACGGTGACAGGCAGAGAAAAACGCCGGGGCCCCGCGCTGCCGGGATTGAAATAGAGGACCTCGGGCGTTTCGGTGATTTCGGGCTTGTGCGAGTGGCCGAAGATGACGGCGTTGAAGCCGGCGGCGGCGGGGTCCAGCGCGAGATCGGCGAGAATGTGGAGCACGTAGATCAGTTTGCCGCGCCAGCGCACGACGGCATCGTGCGGGAGCGCCGCGCCGAAGGGGCCGTGGTCGGTGTTGCCCCGGACCGCGTGCACCGGGGCGATGGCCGCGAGGCGATCGAGGATGCGCTGGTCGCCGACGTCTCCGGCGTGGATGATGAGGTCCGCGCCCTGGAGCGGTTCGAGGGCTTCCGGGCGGAGGAGGCCGTGGGTGTCGGAGATGACGCCGATAAATGGGGGCATGGCGGCGGTATCCTTACTCAGTGAGGTCGCGTTCGAGGCGTATCATATCGCGGCAGGGGATACCGTTTTCCACGATGGAGCGCAGCACTGGAAGGTCCATGCGCGGGGTCAGTCCGCTTCCAGCCACGCGGGCTCGATGTGCGCGATGGTGATCTTTTCGTTGTAGCGCTGGTCGCCGCGTTCGTAGAGGCAGAGGAGGGTCCCGTCATCGCGCTGGGCGAGGTCGGAATAGGCGCTGGGACCGGATTCCAGGACGCGCGGGTTGCTCCAGGTATTTCCTTCGTCCGCCGAGCGCCGGAGTGCGAGGCCGGAGCGCGATTCGGCGTTCGGGATGTTTGCGAAGACAAACTGGCCGTCCGCCAGGCAAAGGAGGCTGCCCTGGCAGGTGGGGTCCGGCAGGCTTTCGTCGAGCGCGGGCTCGGTCCAAGACTGGCCGCCGTCGTCGCTGGTGGCCGTGGCGCGGTGGCCGGCCTTGTAGGCGCGCATGTTCAGGTAGAGGACGCCGTCCGCACGCTCGGCCACGGTGCACTCGTTCAGGCGCGGAATTCGCTCGGGCACGAGACCGCCCGCGCGCCACGTTTGGCCGTCCGCGGCGCCGAGGAGCACGCCGGAGCGGTAGCGGATGCCTTCGGCGCCGGGCTCCGCGCTGCAATACCATATGGGCGCGACCAACTCGCCGTTGGCCCGCTGGATGCCGTGAACGGGGCCCGTGCCGATGCGCACCCAGGGGAAATCGACGCCGCGGAGCATCTCGGTACGCTCAATCGGGTCCGACCAGCTTGCGCCGTCGTCGGTGCTGCGCGTGTGGAAGAGGCGGCGGTTGTTGCGCGTGAAGAAGAGGTGAATGGTGTCGCCCGCCACGATGGGGCAGGGGTTGCCGATGGTGATCGGCTCGTCTCCGCCCTCCTCGTGGACCAGGAGCATTGGCCCCCACGTTACGCCGCCATCCGCGCTGCGTTTGAGCACCAGGTCGATGTCGCCGGCGTCGGACGGGCTGTTCTTTCGCGCCTCGCAGAAGGCCAGCACGGTTCCCGAGGCGCTGATGGCGAGGGCGGGGATGCGGTAGGTGTGGTAGCCGGCTTCGCCGCCGGTGAAGACGTCGATCTTGACGGGCGCGGCGAGTACGGCGCCGGGAATCAGGCTGGCCGCAAGCAACACGCCCCGTGCTATAGTGAAGGGAAGAATCATACGGTTTGCCTCCTCGCGGGTACGATACGTACTCCGGCGGACATGGTCAAATCGTGTACCGCCGCGATTCTTGCTATGTGCCGGGGCGGGGCCGTACGCTTTAGGGGAGTTTGCGGCGCGGTTCCGGTCCTGAAGCCGCGAAAGGAGACGAGGTGTCGAGACGGTCCGTGCTTGGATTACTGGTGTTGCCCGCCGTGACCATCGTGTTGCTCGGCGTTTGGATCGCCATCGGGTGGTGGTCGGTGGCGGGCGTGGCGGAGCCGTCCTACGAGGTGATCAGCCGCCACGATGGCTATGAAATCCGGCAGTACGGGCCGCAACTGGTGGCGGAGGTCGAGGTAGAGGGCGCGTTCACGGAGGCCACGAATCGCGGTTTCCGGCAATTGGCCGATTACATCTTTGGCAACAATGTCGTGCCGAACGGCGAGGGCGCGGAGTCGTCGGCGGGCATCGCCATGACGGCGCCGGTGATCGAGCGGGAGGCGGTTTCGGAGGAAATCGCGATGACCGCGCCCGTGCTGGAGCGGGACGCTTCGGCGGGCCTGCGTATCATCACGTTTGTGATGCCGGCGTCGTACACCTTGGAGACGCTGCCCAAACCGCGGAATGAGGCGGTGCGCATTGTGGAAGTCCCCGCACGGCGCTGCGCGGTGCATGCCTTTTCGGGATCGGTTGGGGGCGAGAAGGCGGCGGCGCGGAAGGAACGGCTGCTGGCGTTGCTGGAACGGGATGGCCTGGGGCATGTGGGACAACCGATGCTGGCGCAGTTTGATCCGCCGTGGACGCCGCCGTTTATGCGGCGGAATGAGGTTTGGGTGGAGTTGGCGGCGGGGGAATAGGCGGTTGGGGGGCGACGGGTTGGAGATTTGGGGGGAACCGCAAAGAACGCAAGGAGCGCAAAGATTGGCGGGGCGGGGAGAGGAGGAGGGGAAGAGGGGGAGCCACAAAGGGCGCAAAGAACACAGGGCAGCCTTGGGCCGCTACCAAAGAAATGATCACCACGAAGGGCGCGAAGGTCACGAAGGAAAGAGAGACGAAGCTTTGACCGCAGAGAACGCAGAGAGCGCATTTTTAACCACGAATGAACACCAATGCACACGAATGCATCGGGAGCAGCCGCGGGCGGCGATCAGGAGTTGTGACCACGGATTACACGGATGACACGGATAGCAATTCGTTCCGGCCGTTGCGGCGTGCCGGCGGCTGCGTGCGATTTTCGACGTGGCCTGTTTGGATTGTTCAGCATCGGAATTGTAGCGGGGTTGATCGGGTGGCGGGCTGCTTCTTCTCGTTTGGTTCGCGTGTCGCTGCAATCCGTGTCATCGGTGTAATCTGTGGTCAAGACAAGAATTTCGCCCACGAAACTTGCGGAACGGCCCGGAAATTCTCCCTGGGTATTTCGCTTCGTAAGTGATTTTGCAACAATTGGTTATATGGATTTTGAACGAAAGCGCTTGCAGAAAAAACAAGAAGTTGACGGAAAGTAGTACAAAGAATAAAGGCGTGTGACGAAGAGGGGAAGCATGTGGAAACCGCAAACGGCTGCAGGGAACGCGAAGCGTGGTGGCGGCGCGAGGGCTTCTGATTGGGTTAAGGGCGCGGGGCGCGCGGTCGCGCTTTTGCAGACAGCGGCGCGGAATGGTACGGTGGGGTATCTCGCTCGTTGGGTGGGTTGAATATATCGATGTTTTCTGTTGTAATCTTGTCTACACGAGGCGTGAGGCGTTGTGGAGATCAAACAACTGAAGGCGCGAGCACAGGATGGGGCATGAAACTTTCAGCAAGAGGGACTATTTCTACGACGCGCGCAAGCGGCTCACCAAGGCGGAGCGTTTCGATACGGACGGGACGACGCTCCTACACCGCTACAGCTACACCTATGATGCGGGGGACAACCTGGTGACGAAGGCGGTGCTGGACAATGGGACTTCCACGACGACCACCACGGTCTTCGCGTACAACAGCGCCAACGAGCAAACCTCCATGACCGTGGGCGGGACGACCACAACGCAGGCCTACGACGCGTGGGGGCGCCTTACGGGCCGCGCCCAGGGCGGCTACAGCGCCACCTACGCCTTTCCTCCTGCGGCGGACCTTCGGCGCTACGGCGATAAGCTCTACAGCGTGACCAGCGACTTCCCGGGCGAGGGGGATGTCACCTACGAGTACGGGGGCGACCAGAAACGCCGCAGCCGCGTCGCGGGCGCCAGCGAGACGTGGTACAACTGGGACGCGGGCTGGACGGTGCTGTCCGAGGAGGATAACGCGGACGGCTCCAGTGGCGCGCTGAAGCGGACCTACCGCGGGCGGAATGGCGCCCATGTCGACGGAACAAATCCGGCGACGGGCGCGTGGAAGTTCCCCACCCACGACAGCCTCGGCAGCAGCCGGAGCGTCTGGAACGCCGACAAGACCCTCTACGCCAGCTTCGAGCAGACGCCCTACGGGGAGGTGTACGCTTCTTCGGGTTCCACAACCAACGTCACGCGCCGCTACACCGGCCACGACTGGGACGAGACCGCCGAGGCCTACTTCGCGCCCTTCCGCTACTACCAGCCAGCCAGTGCGCGCTGGATGACGCGGGACCCCGCCGGAAACGTGGACGGACCCAACGTCTATGCCTATGTTGGCGGGAACCCGGTCATGGCCGTGGATTCGATGGGGCTTAGCCGAGGCCGTCCACGTAACCCTGAGCAAGAGGAGGAAGTTGAAGAACACCGGCGGACTTATCACCGGGTCAGGAAAGCGTGTAACCTCCGAATAAAGAGCGCCCTGAAGTTAATTCAGACGGTGCTGGATTTGACTGCGGAGACTGTCAAGAGTAAGCGATACCTTACCGGTCGCTCGCGAAATGGAGAGCCGATCGAAGGTGATGAGATTGAGGGGGTCCACTTTGAATGGCAGGAACACATGGTGGTTGCAGGTAAAGAGTTTGAAGTCTTCAACTGGGATTCCGAGATTTCGGGCAGGGCCGGCGGAGTGCTTGGAGCGCATGGAAAGAGCCTTGTTAGAGGCCGTTTCAAGATAAGTATAAACGCTTGTCGAGAGGAGCTTCAGAACACTTCGCTTTCACCAGGGTTTCTTTGGCTAGTTGCCCACGAGGCCGCACATGCTGCACGCGACTTTAGTAGGGTGAAGTATGTCGTTACTGGAATCATGAATCTAGATGTATACGGGCGAGATCCTGGTACGTTCGCTGGGAGTGAGGAGACTGTAGCTGATGAATTTGCAAATTATATAGTCGCAGCTTTGCTTGTCTCGCCATAGCAGTAAATGACAACTCTGGATATAAGTACAACGGAATCAATCATCGCCTTTTCAGAAGGCGCTTACAGTGGCTTACAGGCGAGCGTTTGCTCTTAAGATGTTTTGAGCTGGTCGCCCAACCGGAGGAATACGCTTATGTGGCGGCAATGTAAGCATGGGTCTTTGATCATTGCGGCGAGCTTGTTCTTCGCCGCTTCAGCTTCCGGCTGTTCCCGGGCGAGACATGCTTATTCGTGCGAGAGCGTCAGGTCCAGCAATGCGGCCATGCCCGTTGAGGGTGTTCCGATTACGATAAGCCCTTCATTTACAATGAGGCCTGAAAACCCTTCCAAGGTGAAGCAACAGCTGGAGGACCGGAAGTCGATCCGGGCTCGTGTTGACGATTTATACGTTTCGCTCGAAAATCTGGGCGCGGACGCGTACAAGTTTGAAATTAAGTTGCATTTTGAGAATATTGGAGATATGGCGTATACAGTTCCAGTGAATAAGATACGGCTGGTCATGGCGGGCGCCGATGGCCTTGACGAGCGTGTCCTGTCGCAAGGGGAAAACGCGGAATACTATCCGTACGACATATACATGGTCCGGAATCTGTCGTTTGTGCAAATAAAAGGTAAGACAGCGGACGGGACCGTTGAAGTGGATTCAATACAGTTGGTTCCGCGGGGCGAAGCCTATGTGCATGTTAATATCGATGCCGCGCCGTTTGAGGCCGGTACGCTTGTTCTTCCCCTGAAGCAGGAAACAAGCGGCATGGAGACCATGCTGTTTTTTGATCTTAAGCACATGCTTCAATACAGGGGCACAGTGCCCTAGCGCAGATGCGCAAATCGGTAGAAAGTCCAAGAGCGCCTGGCGCCGCAGGCCGAGGAGCGTCCCCAATGTGGCCGCTGAGAGGACCCATGAGGTGAAGAACGTCTACAAGTCTATAGGCACTCTACTGATGATTTTGTGCTGCGGGAGTTCTAATTTCGCCTGTCTTTCGCAGAAGGTGCGCGTTTACGAAACGTATGACGTATCCGGCGTAAACGAATCGCCGCTGCTTGGTACGGCGCAGACCAAAGTCGACTATATTGTGACCCCGTGGTT contains:
- the flgB gene encoding flagellar basal body rod protein FlgB → MGAYAGVDTSTLLIQAMKVREQNHRFIANNIANVDTPHYTPTELDFERTLRSMVEGRGGVTLRTTRPRHLDHETHRLDFERLAILSKNDYNKVDLDDQIMKLSRNTGEYTTYARLLGKKFEMTKSMLQSLAR
- a CDS encoding alpha/beta fold hydrolase, coding for MLPSLHRHALAALCALAPLTLHAETAPGFRAPVDRAFTATWDGSTQRYILLTPEAHRPGDRRDLLIALHGHGADRMQFAMHPRDECRAARDAAAEAGIFFVSPDYRAKTSWMGPAAEADLAQLIALLKSEFGIERVLLCGGSMGGSSALTFTALHPDLVDGVVALNATANHLEYENFQEAIAESFGGAKHEIPVEYHRRSAEYWPLAFTMPVALTTGGRDTAVPPDSVARLAGILQKIGAIVLHIHRPDGGHATNYEDTRAALAFVLERMPRTDDPAHSPAD
- a CDS encoding metallophosphoesterase family protein — translated: MPPFIGVISDTHGLLRPEALEPLQGADLIIHAGDVGDQRILDRLAAIAPVHAVRGNTDHGPFGAALPHDAVVRWRGKLIYVLHILADLALDPAAAGFNAVIFGHSHKPEITETPEVLYFNPGSAGPRRFSLPVTVGRLSLKGDALAAEILPLPGIPE
- a CDS encoding exo-alpha-sialidase is translated as MILPFTIARGVLLAASLIPGAVLAAPVKIDVFTGGEAGYHTYRIPALAISASGTVLAFCEARKNSPSDAGDIDLVLKRSADGGVTWGPMLLVHEEGGDEPITIGNPCPIVAGDTIHLFFTRNNRRLFHTRSTDDGASWSDPIERTEMLRGVDFPWVRIGTGPVHGIQRANGELVAPIWYCSAEPGAEGIRYRSGVLLGAADGQTWRAGGLVPERIPRLNECTVAERADGVLYLNMRAYKAGHRATATSDDGGQSWTEPALDESLPDPTCQGSLLCLADGQFVFANIPNAESRSGLALRRSADEGNTWSNPRVLESGPSAYSDLAQRDDGTLLCLYERGDQRYNEKITIAHIEPAWLEAD
- a CDS encoding heme-binding protein, which translates into the protein MSRRSVLGLLVLPAVTIVLLGVWIAIGWWSVAGVAEPSYEVISRHDGYEIRQYGPQLVAEVEVEGAFTEATNRGFRQLADYIFGNNVVPNGEGAESSAGIAMTAPVIEREAVSEEIAMTAPVLERDASAGLRIITFVMPASYTLETLPKPRNEAVRIVEVPARRCAVHAFSGSVGGEKAAARKERLLALLERDGLGHVGQPMLAQFDPPWTPPFMRRNEVWVELAAGE
- a CDS encoding RHS repeat-associated core domain-containing protein, coding for MGHETFSKRDYFYDARKRLTKAERFDTDGTTLLHRYSYTYDAGDNLVTKAVLDNGTSTTTTTVFAYNSANEQTSMTVGGTTTTQAYDAWGRLTGRAQGGYSATYAFPPAADLRRYGDKLYSVTSDFPGEGDVTYEYGGDQKRRSRVAGASETWYNWDAGWTVLSEEDNADGSSGALKRTYRGRNGAHVDGTNPATGAWKFPTHDSLGSSRSVWNADKTLYASFEQTPYGEVYASSGSTTNVTRRYTGHDWDETAEAYFAPFRYYQPASARWMTRDPAGNVDGPNVYAYVGGNPVMAVDSMGLSRGRPRNPEQEEEVEEHRRTYHRVRKACNLRIKSALKLIQTVLDLTAETVKSKRYLTGRSRNGEPIEGDEIEGVHFEWQEHMVVAGKEFEVFNWDSEISGRAGGVLGAHGKSLVRGRFKISINACREELQNTSLSPGFLWLVAHEAAHAARDFSRVKYVVTGIMNLDVYGRDPGTFAGSEETVADEFANYIVAALLVSP